In Sphaeramia orbicularis chromosome 12, fSphaOr1.1, whole genome shotgun sequence, the following proteins share a genomic window:
- the LOC115430089 gene encoding myosin light chain 5-like produces MSSPHPRQLLYLNCLLPDNNTLQQQHHTERGKMASRKTKKKEGGAKRAQRASSNVFSMFEQTQIQEFKEAFTLIDQNRDGFIDKEDLKDTYASLGKLNVKDNELEDMLKEATGPINFTMFLNLFGEKLHGTDPEDTILNAFKLFDPDSKGYVHKDELQKLLMTQADKFSLEEVKQMFQSSNIDAAGNLDYKSLCYIITHGEEQEE; encoded by the exons ATGTCCTCTCCCCATCCCAGACAGCTGTTGTATTTAAACTGCCTGCTCCCAGATAATAACACATTGCAGCAACAGCATCACACAGAGAGGGGAAAGATG GCCAGcaggaagacaaagaagaaggaaGGGGGTGCTAAAAGGGCCCAGAGAGCCTCGTCCAATGTCTTCTCCATGTTTGAACAAACTCAGATCCAGGAGTTCAAAGAG GCATTCACACTTATCGACCAGAATCGAGATGGATTCATTGATAAAGAAGATCTCAAGGATACATACGCATCTTTGG GTAAGCTCAATGTGAAGGACAATGAACTTGAGGATATGCTAAAAGAAGCCACTGGTCCCATCAACTTCACCATGTTCCTCAACCTGTTTGGAGAAAAGCTGCATG GTACAGACCCTGAAGATACTATCCTGAATGCTTTCAAACTATTTGACCCTGACTCTAAAGGCTACGTACACAAAGACGA GTTACAGAAGTTACTGATGACACAAGCAGACAAGTTTTCATTGGAGGAG GTAAAGCAGATGTTCCAGTCATCCAACATTGATGCTGCAGGCAACCTGGATTACAAATCTCTGTGTTACATTATCACACATGGGGAGGAACAAGAAGAATAG